In Nitrospira sp., the following are encoded in one genomic region:
- a CDS encoding NAD(P) transhydrogenase subunit alpha, with product METAVIGLTIFVLALFAGFEIITKVPPTLHTPLMSGANAISGITLVGALLAAGSEQDILMSALGFVAVVFATINVVGGFLVTHRMLAMFRPRPKRVP from the coding sequence ATGGAGACCGCCGTGATCGGGTTGACGATTTTCGTGCTGGCCCTCTTTGCGGGATTCGAAATCATCACGAAAGTGCCGCCCACGCTCCATACGCCGCTCATGTCCGGCGCGAACGCGATTTCGGGAATTACGCTCGTCGGGGCGCTGCTGGCTGCCGGGTCCGAACAAGATATCCTCATGAGCGCGCTGGGATTTGTCGCCGTGGTCTTCGCCACGATCAATGTGGTGGGCGGGTTTCTCGTGACGCATCGGATGCTCGCGATGTTCAGACCTCGCCCAAAGAGGGTACCATGA
- a CDS encoding Re/Si-specific NAD(P)(+) transhydrogenase subunit alpha, whose protein sequence is MTHSKQAVVGVPKETYPGESLVALIPSHVPLLTTIGLQVLVESGAGEAAGFEDEAYRIKGARVARDRSELFASAEILLQVRTLGANPDIGRHDLPLFRPEHTVIGLADPLVQPRAALELAKRGVTVFAMELMPRLARAQSMDVLSSLATIVGYKAVLLAAASLPKLFPMLTTAAGTIPPARVLVIGAGVAGLQAIATARRLGAAVSAYDVRPAVKDQIQSLGAKAVEVLAEVGEAEETGGYAKTLGEAIYRRQRELLTPIVTASDVVVTTAAVPGQRAPMLITADMVARMARGSVIVDVAADRGGNCELTRPNEAVVHQGVTVLGPTNLPSTVPMHASQMYGRNLANVLLYLCKDGFLRVDVADEITRETLVTRGGAVVHPRIGALLPATHHDVAEEGNA, encoded by the coding sequence ATGACGCATTCAAAGCAGGCCGTCGTTGGAGTGCCGAAGGAAACGTATCCGGGGGAATCGCTGGTGGCGTTGATTCCTTCGCACGTGCCGTTGCTCACCACGATCGGCTTGCAGGTGCTGGTTGAATCCGGAGCAGGAGAGGCTGCGGGATTCGAAGATGAGGCGTATCGGATAAAAGGCGCGCGAGTGGCGAGAGATCGCTCTGAGCTGTTCGCCTCGGCAGAGATCCTGCTCCAGGTCAGAACGCTGGGCGCCAATCCCGACATAGGCCGTCACGATCTGCCCCTGTTCCGTCCCGAGCACACGGTCATCGGCTTAGCCGACCCCCTGGTGCAACCTCGGGCTGCCTTGGAGTTGGCGAAGCGGGGCGTAACCGTATTTGCCATGGAACTGATGCCTCGGCTCGCCCGCGCGCAAAGCATGGATGTGCTCTCCTCGCTCGCCACCATCGTGGGCTACAAGGCTGTGCTGCTGGCGGCAGCCAGCCTGCCGAAGCTGTTTCCGATGCTGACAACCGCGGCGGGAACCATTCCACCGGCGCGGGTCCTCGTGATCGGCGCCGGCGTAGCGGGCTTGCAGGCGATTGCCACGGCACGTCGCTTGGGGGCAGCCGTCTCGGCCTACGATGTGCGTCCAGCAGTGAAGGACCAAATTCAGAGTCTGGGAGCGAAGGCCGTCGAGGTGCTGGCCGAGGTTGGCGAGGCCGAGGAGACAGGCGGCTATGCCAAGACCTTGGGTGAGGCCATCTATCGGAGGCAGCGTGAACTGTTGACTCCTATCGTGACCGCGAGCGATGTCGTCGTGACCACCGCGGCGGTTCCTGGCCAACGAGCGCCGATGCTCATCACGGCCGACATGGTGGCGCGAATGGCGCGGGGCTCGGTCATTGTGGATGTGGCGGCTGACCGTGGCGGCAACTGTGAGCTGACCCGTCCAAATGAAGCAGTGGTGCATCAGGGGGTGACCGTGCTGGGACCGACCAATCTGCCGAGCACGGTGCCGATGCACGCGAGCCAGATGTATGGAAGGAATCTTGCCAATGTCCTTCTCTATCTGTGCAAAGACGGTTTCTTGCGCGTGGATGTGGCGGATGAGATCACGCGCGAGACGCTGGTGACGCGAGGTGGAGCAGTGGTCCATCCGAGGATCGGCGCATTGCTCCCTGCCACACATCATGACGTCGCCGAAGAAGGAAATGCGTGA
- a CDS encoding 4Fe-4S dicluster domain-containing protein, translated as MKNKPTGDRSPVLLFTSSLQRLIDLLHNKGYRVVGPTVRDGAVLWDTIRQVSDLPIGWHDVQEPGRYRLESTGSGQMFGVVHGPQSLKPLTFAPREPLLRIERTTNGFSARPTLPQQEKVAILGARACDLAGLAIQDQIFLNDAYQDPYYHARRDGLFLIAVNCTRALAPCFCASMDTGPRARAGFDLALTELDKELLVEAGSAAGEEVLGELSLAPASTTQVREAEQQIGACARSQTRHLDRSQLPQALYDAHEHPRWDDVAARCLACGNCTMVCPTCFCHTVEETPDLTHQRAEHTRLWDSCFTQDHGYIHGKNVRPTIKDRYRMWLTHKLASWIDQFGTSGCVGCGRCITWCPVGIDLTVELPALLKPSTQAKEKPSQA; from the coding sequence ATGAAGAACAAGCCGACAGGTGATCGGTCCCCCGTCCTCTTATTCACGTCGTCGTTACAGCGGCTCATTGATCTGTTGCATAACAAGGGCTATCGCGTCGTAGGTCCGACGGTGCGTGATGGGGCGGTCCTGTGGGACACGATCCGGCAGGTGTCGGATCTGCCGATCGGCTGGCATGATGTGCAGGAGCCGGGACGCTATCGGCTAGAGAGCACCGGTTCAGGGCAAATGTTCGGCGTTGTGCACGGGCCGCAATCGCTCAAGCCTCTGACCTTTGCCCCACGCGAGCCGCTCCTCCGGATCGAACGGACCACGAACGGATTCTCCGCTCGCCCGACGCTTCCTCAGCAAGAGAAAGTTGCCATCCTAGGAGCGCGCGCCTGTGATCTCGCCGGGCTGGCCATCCAGGATCAGATTTTTCTGAACGACGCCTACCAGGATCCCTATTATCACGCGCGCCGTGACGGCTTGTTTCTGATTGCGGTGAACTGCACTCGCGCGCTGGCCCCCTGTTTCTGCGCCTCGATGGATACAGGTCCTCGCGCGCGAGCGGGTTTCGATCTGGCGCTGACCGAATTGGACAAAGAGCTTCTCGTGGAAGCAGGCAGTGCGGCGGGCGAGGAGGTGCTGGGCGAGCTGTCGCTTGCGCCGGCCTCGACGACACAAGTTCGTGAGGCCGAACAGCAGATTGGGGCCTGCGCCCGCAGCCAGACGCGGCACCTGGACCGATCGCAGCTCCCACAGGCTCTGTATGATGCGCATGAGCATCCACGCTGGGACGACGTGGCGGCGCGATGCCTGGCCTGCGGGAATTGCACGATGGTCTGCCCGACCTGCTTCTGTCATACCGTTGAGGAGACGCCGGACCTCACGCACCAACGCGCTGAGCACACCAGATTGTGGGATTCCTGTTTCACGCAGGACCACGGTTATATTCACGGCAAGAATGTTCGCCCAACGATCAAGGACCGCTATCGCATGTGGCTCACGCACAAACTCGCGTCGTGGATCGATCAGTTCGGGACCTCCGGCTGTGTCGGCTGTGGCCGGTGCATCACCTGGTGCCCGGTCGGGATCGACCTGACCGTAGAGCTGCCGGCGCTACTGAAGCCTTCGACTCAGGCCAAGGAGAAGCCGAGCCAAGCATGA
- a CDS encoding isoamylase → MARWTSAEGSSFPLGTTWIAEEQAYNFALYSKHADRVTLLLYREDDVIHPVFTCQLDYLRHKSGRVWHCRIPRHLTNEARYYAYRIDGPEPNGRYEWHHFDPQKVLLDPYARAVFFPPAFERQAAIGPGSNVGKAPLGLLCSCEDVFDWGRDKRPRHESDAIIYELHVKAFTNHPHSGVSRDGRGTYAGLMEKIPYLKELGITVVELMPVFQYDPQEGNAWGYMPLNFFAPHHAYAVRKTTCDQDREFRTLVKALHEADIEVVLDVVYNHTVEGNQAGPVYSFKGIDNSTYYFISDKPWAPYANFSGTGNTLNCVNRHVRTMILDSMRHWVKDMHVDGFRFDLASIFARNEDGSLNWDIPPLFSDIASDPDLADVRLIAEPWDAAGAYQLGRSLPALRWAQWNGRFRDEVRRFVKGDPGLVPSLMSRLYGSDDLFPDDLLHAFRPFQSLNYITSHDGFTLYDLVAYNHKRNWANGHQNTDGPTDNYSWNCGTEGDEHALPEVKALRKQQVKNFCCLLFLSNGTPMLRAGDEFMQTQQGNSNPYNQDNETTWLDWNRLRQNQDIFRFFQHMIAFRKAHPSLSRSRFWREDIRWYGVGPAVDLSDHSHSVAFCLHGASQQDDDLYVMINAYWEALAFTIQDGPANHWRRVIDTGLDSPQDCCEPGAELPMTAQRYLVNARSIVVLLRSKV, encoded by the coding sequence ATGGCTCGTTGGACTTCCGCCGAAGGATCCTCCTTCCCGTTAGGCACGACCTGGATTGCGGAGGAGCAGGCGTACAATTTCGCCTTGTACTCCAAGCATGCAGATCGTGTGACGTTGCTGCTATATCGGGAAGACGACGTGATCCATCCCGTGTTCACCTGCCAGTTGGACTATCTGCGACACAAATCCGGGCGAGTCTGGCACTGTCGCATTCCCAGGCATCTGACGAACGAGGCTCGGTACTATGCCTACAGGATTGATGGACCCGAACCGAACGGGCGATACGAATGGCACCACTTCGATCCCCAGAAAGTCCTCCTCGATCCCTACGCTCGGGCGGTCTTCTTCCCGCCGGCCTTCGAGCGGCAGGCGGCCATCGGGCCTGGTTCCAACGTCGGCAAGGCGCCCCTCGGACTCCTCTGCTCATGCGAAGATGTGTTCGACTGGGGGCGCGACAAACGTCCACGGCACGAGTCGGATGCGATCATCTATGAGCTGCACGTGAAGGCGTTTACCAACCATCCTCATTCCGGGGTGAGTCGGGACGGACGGGGCACCTACGCTGGACTGATGGAGAAGATCCCGTACTTGAAGGAACTGGGAATCACCGTCGTCGAGTTGATGCCGGTCTTTCAATACGACCCCCAGGAAGGAAACGCCTGGGGCTATATGCCGCTGAACTTCTTCGCCCCGCATCACGCCTACGCGGTGCGCAAGACGACCTGTGATCAGGACCGTGAGTTCCGCACCCTGGTGAAGGCGCTGCACGAGGCGGACATCGAAGTGGTGCTCGACGTGGTCTACAACCACACCGTCGAAGGCAACCAGGCCGGCCCGGTCTACAGCTTCAAAGGGATCGACAACAGCACCTACTATTTCATATCCGACAAGCCGTGGGCTCCCTATGCGAATTTTTCCGGGACCGGCAATACCCTCAACTGTGTGAACCGCCATGTCCGCACGATGATCCTGGACAGCATGCGGCACTGGGTCAAGGACATGCATGTCGATGGGTTCCGGTTCGATTTGGCGTCGATCTTTGCCAGAAACGAAGACGGATCGCTGAACTGGGACATTCCTCCGCTGTTCTCCGACATCGCGTCCGACCCCGACCTGGCGGACGTCCGCCTGATTGCCGAACCCTGGGATGCGGCGGGGGCCTACCAGCTAGGACGGAGCCTGCCTGCGCTGAGATGGGCCCAGTGGAACGGCCGATTCCGTGATGAGGTCCGGCGGTTCGTGAAAGGAGATCCCGGCCTCGTGCCCTCCCTCATGTCCCGCCTGTATGGCAGCGATGATCTGTTCCCGGACGATCTCCTGCATGCCTTTCGCCCATTCCAAAGCCTCAATTACATCACCTCGCACGACGGGTTTACCCTGTACGACCTCGTAGCCTATAACCATAAGCGGAACTGGGCCAACGGCCATCAGAACACCGATGGGCCGACCGACAATTATAGTTGGAATTGCGGGACGGAGGGAGACGAGCATGCCTTGCCGGAGGTCAAGGCACTGCGCAAACAGCAGGTCAAGAATTTCTGTTGTCTGCTGTTCCTGTCAAACGGCACCCCCATGTTGCGGGCCGGCGATGAGTTCATGCAGACCCAGCAAGGCAACAGCAATCCGTACAATCAGGACAACGAGACCACTTGGCTGGATTGGAACCGGTTGCGGCAAAACCAAGATATCTTTCGCTTCTTCCAGCACATGATCGCGTTCCGGAAAGCCCATCCCTCGCTCAGCCGCAGCCGCTTTTGGCGTGAGGACATCCGCTGGTATGGGGTCGGACCGGCGGTCGATCTCTCAGACCATTCGCACAGCGTGGCGTTCTGTCTGCACGGGGCGTCCCAGCAGGACGACGATCTCTACGTGATGATCAATGCGTATTGGGAAGCTCTGGCCTTTACCATCCAGGACGGACCAGCCAATCACTGGAGGCGGGTCATCGATACGGGCCTCGACAGCCCGCAGGACTGTTGTGAACCAGGCGCCGAATTGCCGATGACCGCTCAGCGCTATCTCGTGAACGCGCGGTCCATCGTCGTGTTGCTGCGTTCAAAAGTGTAG
- the ppsA gene encoding phosphoenolpyruvate synthase has product MGSVVRDVPLVKWFEELGIEDVPSVGGKNASLGEMYRELAAKGVKVPNGFAVTAEAYRLFLNEAKLDAVIQSILKDLNTHDLANLRKRGKQVRQAVLGERLPFELADAITDAYNRLSQGQPEPVDVAVRSSATAEDLPDASFAGQQETYLNVQGHLSLLEHCKRCFASLFTDRAISYRADKGFDHLKIALSIGVQRMVRSDLATSGVMFSIDTETGFRDAVLINAAYGLGENVVQGTVNPDEYYVFKPTLKQGYRPIIQKMLGTKELKLIYDVGGGKMVKNVPVPQADQSTFAVTDDDILTLARWACVIEDHYSAKRGSPSPMDMEWAKDGLTGELFIVQARPETVQSLKSRDTLETYRLTEKGKVLVTGRSVGEKIGHGPVRVIKNVQQIQEFKPGEVLVTDKTDPDWEPIMKIASAIVTNRGGRTCHAAIVSRELGLPAIVGTEQGTGLLRDGELVTVSCAEGDNGYVYEGELPFHVEKVDVKGLGRPTTKIMMNVGNPQEAFGLSFLPNDGVGLAREEFIISTYIKVHPLALLDFDRLEDKALKVEIGRITAGYMNKPQFFVDKLAQGVAMIAAAFYPKEVIVRLSDFKTNEYANLIGGRAYEPKEENPMLGFRGASRYYDPRYREGFALECRAMKQVRDGMGLTNVKLMVPFCRTVEEGRRVLAEMERHGLQRGDNGLEVYVMCEIPSNVVLAEEFAEIFDGFSIGSNDLTQLVLGVDRDSEIVAHLFDERNEAVKKLVASMIRAAKAKGRKIGICGQAPSDYPEFARFLVEQGIDSISLNSDSIVKTTLAVLELERNRVG; this is encoded by the coding sequence ATGGGTTCGGTCGTGCGGGATGTGCCGTTGGTGAAATGGTTCGAGGAGCTCGGCATCGAGGATGTGCCGTCGGTCGGCGGGAAAAACGCGTCGTTGGGGGAAATGTATCGGGAGCTGGCCGCCAAGGGTGTGAAGGTGCCCAACGGCTTTGCCGTCACGGCCGAGGCCTATCGGCTCTTCCTGAACGAGGCGAAGCTCGATGCCGTGATCCAGTCGATTCTCAAAGATTTGAATACGCACGATTTGGCGAATCTCCGAAAGAGGGGCAAGCAGGTGCGGCAGGCCGTTCTCGGTGAAAGGCTCCCGTTCGAGCTCGCGGATGCAATCACCGATGCCTACAACCGGCTGAGCCAAGGACAGCCGGAGCCGGTAGACGTGGCAGTGCGCAGCAGCGCGACTGCGGAAGATTTGCCGGATGCGAGTTTCGCCGGACAACAGGAGACGTATCTCAACGTTCAGGGTCATCTGTCTCTGCTGGAGCATTGCAAGCGCTGCTTCGCCTCACTCTTTACCGATCGGGCCATTTCCTATCGGGCCGACAAAGGCTTCGACCATCTCAAGATCGCCCTCTCGATCGGCGTGCAGCGGATGGTGCGGTCGGATCTGGCGACCTCGGGCGTGATGTTTTCCATCGATACGGAAACCGGCTTTCGCGACGCGGTCTTGATCAATGCAGCCTATGGCCTTGGTGAAAACGTCGTGCAGGGGACCGTGAACCCCGATGAATACTATGTGTTCAAGCCGACGCTCAAGCAGGGCTATCGACCGATCATCCAGAAAATGCTCGGGACGAAGGAGTTGAAGCTTATCTACGATGTCGGCGGCGGCAAGATGGTGAAAAACGTGCCGGTGCCCCAGGCCGACCAGTCGACATTTGCTGTGACAGACGACGACATTCTCACCCTCGCCCGCTGGGCCTGCGTGATCGAAGACCATTACAGCGCGAAGCGGGGCTCTCCGAGCCCGATGGACATGGAATGGGCCAAGGACGGTTTGACGGGCGAACTGTTCATCGTCCAAGCCAGACCGGAAACGGTTCAGTCTCTCAAATCGCGCGATACGCTGGAGACGTATCGCTTGACGGAGAAGGGGAAGGTGTTGGTCACGGGACGCAGTGTCGGCGAAAAGATCGGCCATGGCCCGGTTCGCGTGATCAAGAATGTCCAGCAGATCCAGGAATTCAAGCCGGGCGAGGTGCTGGTCACCGATAAGACCGACCCCGACTGGGAGCCGATTATGAAAATCGCATCGGCGATCGTCACTAATCGCGGCGGGCGGACTTGTCATGCGGCGATCGTCAGCCGCGAATTAGGCCTGCCGGCTATTGTTGGTACAGAACAGGGAACTGGCCTGCTCCGCGACGGAGAACTCGTCACGGTGTCTTGTGCGGAAGGCGATAACGGTTATGTGTACGAAGGGGAGCTCCCGTTTCATGTCGAGAAGGTGGATGTGAAGGGTCTCGGGAGGCCCACGACCAAAATCATGATGAATGTCGGGAACCCGCAAGAAGCCTTTGGACTGTCGTTCCTTCCCAACGATGGCGTCGGGTTGGCCAGGGAGGAGTTCATTATCAGCACCTATATAAAAGTGCATCCCCTGGCGCTGCTCGACTTTGACCGGCTGGAGGATAAGGCGCTCAAGGTCGAGATCGGGCGGATCACCGCCGGCTACATGAACAAGCCTCAATTCTTCGTGGATAAGCTGGCACAGGGCGTGGCGATGATCGCCGCTGCTTTCTACCCGAAGGAGGTGATCGTCCGGCTCAGCGATTTTAAGACCAACGAGTATGCAAATCTCATCGGTGGCCGCGCGTATGAGCCCAAGGAAGAAAACCCGATGCTGGGATTTCGCGGGGCGTCACGATACTACGACCCGCGCTATCGCGAGGGGTTTGCGTTGGAATGCCGGGCCATGAAGCAGGTGCGGGACGGCATGGGGCTGACCAACGTGAAACTCATGGTGCCGTTTTGCCGCACGGTCGAAGAGGGCCGCCGCGTGCTGGCTGAAATGGAGCGCCATGGACTACAGCGCGGAGACAATGGACTCGAGGTGTACGTGATGTGCGAGATTCCGAGCAACGTAGTCCTCGCCGAAGAGTTCGCGGAGATCTTCGACGGGTTCTCGATCGGATCGAATGACCTCACGCAGCTGGTTCTCGGGGTGGATCGCGATTCTGAGATCGTGGCGCACCTGTTCGACGAGCGAAACGAGGCGGTGAAGAAATTGGTGGCAAGTATGATTCGCGCAGCCAAGGCCAAGGGCCGAAAAATCGGGATCTGTGGGCAGGCGCCGAGCGATTATCCGGAGTTTGCGCGTTTTCTCGTCGAACAAGGCATCGACAGTATCTCGCTGAACTCGGACAGTATCGTCAAGACGACGCTGGCCGTGCTGGAGCTGGAACGTAACCGGGTCGGGTAA
- the nhaA gene encoding Na+/H+ antiporter NhaA encodes MTVYRAFLKNPVSVGNQGEVATKTEAGTMGVGNVWNEGRSLQGVSLFCTTVSSPGCAVCPRQPPKAGPSGKWARTSSRAQTMMEQPVSDNQPRIQPVVEPFQTFIHAESTGGALLLAATVVAMIWANSPWADSYTEFWNMPVSLVVGSHALTETLLEWINDGLMAMFFFVIGLEIKREILVGELASFQRAALPLVAAFGGAMLPAALYSVVNMAGSGAPGWGIPMATDIAFALGILALLGSRVPVALKVFLTALAIALFYTSTISWGNLAIGGVFLVLLIAANIAGVRHPLVYSALGIGGLWLAFLLSGVHATIAGVIASTTIPARTRLTGREFLSRGKALLERFEQAMSPGKPQLANQERHRIANHIKIAVQHAETPLQQLEQALHPWVTVVVMPVFALANAGITLDADIGAMLINPVALGVILGLLAGKPIGIVLSSWLVIRGGLAALPSGVSWPHLWAVGCLAGIGFTMSLFITGLVFTHGPSLLSAKVGILVASTVAGSIGWLLLRRIQPE; translated from the coding sequence ATGACGGTCTACAGGGCATTCCTGAAGAATCCGGTGTCCGTCGGCAACCAGGGCGAAGTCGCAACCAAGACCGAGGCCGGGACCATGGGTGTAGGGAATGTCTGGAATGAGGGCCGGTCTCTCCAAGGCGTGTCACTTTTCTGCACGACGGTGAGCAGCCCAGGTTGTGCCGTTTGCCCACGGCAGCCGCCCAAGGCGGGTCCGTCAGGAAAATGGGCGCGAACTTCGTCAAGGGCGCAGACCATGATGGAACAGCCGGTGTCCGACAATCAGCCGCGTATTCAGCCGGTAGTGGAACCTTTTCAAACCTTTATTCATGCGGAATCGACCGGTGGGGCGCTCTTGCTGGCGGCCACGGTCGTGGCAATGATCTGGGCTAATTCCCCGTGGGCCGACTCTTATACGGAATTTTGGAACATGCCTGTCAGCCTGGTGGTGGGGTCCCATGCGCTGACGGAAACATTGTTGGAGTGGATCAACGACGGATTGATGGCGATGTTCTTCTTTGTCATCGGGTTGGAGATTAAGCGGGAAATCCTGGTGGGAGAATTGGCGTCGTTCCAGCGGGCCGCCCTTCCGTTGGTAGCGGCGTTCGGCGGTGCGATGCTTCCGGCAGCCCTCTACTCGGTCGTGAATATGGCCGGATCGGGCGCGCCGGGATGGGGCATTCCGATGGCCACCGACATTGCCTTCGCGCTCGGGATTCTTGCCTTGCTCGGCAGCCGGGTTCCGGTGGCCTTGAAAGTCTTCTTGACCGCGCTGGCCATTGCACTGTTTTACACGTCGACGATTTCATGGGGCAACCTCGCCATCGGCGGAGTGTTCCTTGTGCTGTTGATTGCCGCCAACATCGCGGGCGTGCGGCATCCCTTGGTATACTCGGCCCTGGGGATCGGCGGACTCTGGCTGGCGTTCCTCTTGTCGGGGGTGCATGCCACAATTGCCGGTGTGATCGCCTCGACGACGATTCCCGCACGGACGCGGCTGACCGGGCGCGAATTCCTTTCGAGAGGCAAAGCCCTCCTCGAACGGTTTGAGCAGGCGATGTCTCCTGGGAAGCCCCAATTGGCCAATCAGGAGCGGCATCGGATCGCCAATCATATCAAAATCGCTGTGCAGCATGCGGAAACGCCCCTGCAGCAATTGGAGCAGGCGCTGCATCCCTGGGTGACGGTCGTCGTCATGCCGGTCTTCGCCCTGGCCAATGCCGGGATCACGCTCGATGCGGACATCGGCGCGATGCTGATCAATCCGGTGGCGCTGGGGGTCATTCTCGGGTTGCTCGCGGGAAAACCCATCGGCATCGTGCTCTCGTCCTGGCTCGTGATACGTGGAGGTCTCGCCGCCTTGCCTTCCGGCGTATCCTGGCCCCACCTCTGGGCCGTCGGCTGTCTCGCCGGGATCGGATTCACCATGTCGCTCTTTATCACCGGTTTGGTGTTCACCCATGGACCATCGTTGCTGTCGGCTAAGGTGGGCATCCTGGTGGCCTCGACTGTTGCGGGATCGATCGGGTGGCTGTTGTTGCGGCGCATTCAACCGGAATAA
- a CDS encoding universal stress protein — protein sequence MKRNLGTRERVIRIVGGIFLMVLGIMLPIPFWIEEVAETVGLLAVVTGAVGYCPLRHCLTRRAQEPRSSSSDARVSPKQPAIKRILLATDFSGCAEQALEYAAFLGNACQAPVEILYVVEVLPDMSPNDATAESYFDLCRKQAEKPLDELVERLTSMGVTARWRLRLGIPSRQINLAAEELGADLVTLGAYGRTDLIDVLLGSTAQRVVQGAPCPVLTVHVVPTCRPVMKSERPFAASTVRHVLAPVDFSLCSLDALDYAALFATQFDAVLTVLYVIEPVLPELERDEDAPALARGQRELAASRLAVLCHELRSQGIAVETVVVGQRSAVGWGSPAEAILAEAARRGCDLIVMGTRGRRGLTSLVGGSVAEGVLRHATVPVLTMKRLQATPDQRYLSQEVRIRVGDQVVAGERTH from the coding sequence ATGAAGCGCAATCTGGGAACACGAGAGCGAGTGATCAGGATTGTAGGCGGGATTTTCCTGATGGTGCTGGGGATTATGCTGCCTATTCCATTCTGGATCGAGGAAGTCGCTGAAACCGTCGGGCTGCTCGCTGTGGTCACGGGCGCGGTGGGGTACTGTCCCTTGAGGCATTGCTTGACGCGCCGTGCGCAAGAGCCGAGGTCGTCGAGTTCGGACGCGAGGGTGTCGCCGAAACAGCCAGCGATCAAGCGGATCTTATTAGCCACCGATTTTTCTGGATGTGCAGAGCAGGCTCTCGAGTATGCGGCATTTCTGGGGAACGCCTGCCAGGCGCCTGTGGAGATTCTGTACGTTGTCGAGGTCCTGCCCGATATGTCTCCTAACGACGCGACAGCGGAGAGCTATTTCGATCTGTGCCGGAAACAGGCAGAGAAGCCTCTGGATGAGCTAGTCGAGAGACTGACCTCCATGGGGGTGACGGCAAGGTGGCGCCTGCGACTCGGCATTCCGAGTCGTCAAATCAACCTGGCTGCGGAAGAGCTGGGCGCGGACCTCGTGACTCTGGGGGCGTACGGACGTACCGATCTGATCGACGTCTTGCTGGGCAGCACCGCCCAGCGCGTGGTGCAAGGCGCACCCTGTCCGGTGTTGACGGTCCATGTCGTTCCAACTTGTCGACCCGTGATGAAATCGGAACGGCCCTTCGCCGCTTCGACGGTGCGCCATGTGCTGGCTCCGGTGGACTTTTCACTCTGTTCCCTCGATGCGCTGGACTATGCGGCGCTGTTCGCCACGCAGTTCGACGCCGTGCTCACCGTGTTGTATGTCATCGAACCGGTGTTGCCTGAACTGGAGAGGGACGAAGACGCTCCAGCTCTCGCGCGGGGCCAGCGAGAGCTGGCAGCGTCGCGACTGGCGGTTCTCTGCCATGAGCTTCGGAGCCAGGGTATCGCGGTTGAGACGGTGGTCGTCGGTCAGCGGTCTGCGGTTGGATGGGGGAGCCCCGCTGAGGCGATTCTCGCAGAGGCGGCGCGGCGCGGGTGTGATCTGATCGTCATGGGCACGCGCGGGCGGCGCGGTCTTACCAGCCTGGTAGGCGGTAGTGTTGCCGAAGGGGTGTTGCGCCACGCGACGGTTCCGGTCTTGACGATGAAGCGCCTTCAGGCAACCCCGGATCAGAGATATCTCTCGCAGGAGGTCCGGATACGGGTCGGCGACCAAGTGGTAGCAGGTGAACGAACCCATTAG
- a CDS encoding F0F1 ATP synthase subunit gamma has protein sequence MSESAASLRSKIASAGELESVVRTMKAMAASSIGQYENAVHALADYYRTVELGLGACFRESGPAPLIAGRKRRRVAEPIGAVVFGSDQGLVGQFNDVVADFAVKTLAALPGTPRVWAVGERVQRRLSDAGLPPAGLFAVPNSVKAITPLVGQILVESETRHSEGDVTELYLFHNRPTSGAVYEPVSQRLLPLDETWQRHLADRSWPTGNLPEVMGGGSAALRALIREYLFVSLFRACAESLASENASRLAAMQRADKNIDELLEHLNRTFHRLRQSGIDEELFDVISGFEALSHKQRRPAS, from the coding sequence ATGAGTGAGTCGGCCGCGAGTCTGCGCAGTAAGATCGCCAGCGCTGGAGAGCTCGAGTCCGTGGTGCGCACGATGAAGGCCATGGCCGCTTCGAGTATTGGACAATACGAGAACGCGGTGCACGCGTTGGCCGATTACTATCGCACGGTGGAGCTAGGGCTGGGCGCATGCTTCCGGGAAAGCGGGCCGGCGCCCTTGATTGCAGGACGGAAAAGGCGAAGAGTTGCGGAGCCGATTGGGGCGGTCGTGTTCGGGTCCGATCAAGGACTGGTGGGGCAATTCAATGACGTCGTGGCTGATTTTGCGGTGAAGACCCTGGCCGCGCTTCCCGGCACACCTCGGGTCTGGGCGGTCGGTGAACGCGTGCAGAGGCGCCTGTCGGACGCGGGATTGCCGCCGGCCGGACTCTTCGCTGTGCCGAACTCCGTCAAGGCCATCACTCCACTCGTCGGGCAGATTCTCGTCGAGAGCGAGACGCGCCACAGTGAGGGTGACGTCACCGAACTCTACCTCTTCCACAACCGTCCTACGTCAGGGGCGGTCTATGAGCCTGTGAGTCAGCGACTATTGCCGCTGGATGAAACATGGCAACGTCACCTGGCCGACCGTTCCTGGCCAACGGGAAATCTGCCCGAGGTCATGGGGGGCGGCAGCGCGGCCTTGCGGGCGCTTATTCGAGAATATCTTTTCGTCTCGCTCTTCCGGGCGTGCGCCGAATCCCTTGCGAGCGAGAACGCGAGCCGCCTGGCGGCCATGCAACGCGCCGATAAAAACATCGACGAATTGCTGGAGCACCTCAATAGGACGTTCCATCGTTTGCGCCAGAGCGGCATCGATGAGGAACTGTTCGACGTCATCTCCGGCTTCGAGGCGCTGTCACACAAGCAACGCCGCCCAGCCTCCTGA